From one Sus scrofa isolate TJ Tabasco breed Duroc chromosome 9, Sscrofa11.1, whole genome shotgun sequence genomic stretch:
- the LOC110262293 gene encoding olfactory receptor 10G6, with the protein MQSGNQTSVSHFILVGLHHPPQLGVPLFLAFFLIYALTISGNGLIILTILVDTQLHRPMYWFLCHLSFLDMTISSAIVPKMLAGFLLDSRIISFGGCVIQLFSFHFLGCTECFLYTLMAYDRFLAICKPLHYATIMTHSVCNYLAIGTWLGGTLHSLFQTSFVFRLPFCGPNRVDNFFCDIPAMLRLACADTTINELVTFVDIGFLVLTCFGLILTSYGYIVAAILQIRSVNGRRNAFSTCASHLTVVIVYYVPCSFIYLRPGSQEPLDGMVAVFYTVITPLLNPIIYTLRNKEMKAALWRLGGRKDVQPH; encoded by the coding sequence atgcaaaGTGGAAACCAGACTTCTGTGTCTCACTTCATTTTAGTGGGCCTGCACCACCCGCCACAGCTGGGAGTACCACTCTTCCTAGCCTTCTTCCTCATCTATGCCCTCACCATCTCTGGAAATGGGCTCATCATTCTCACTATCTTGGTGGACACCCAGCTCCACCGTCCCATGTACTGGTTCCTATGTCACCTCTCTTTCTTGGACATGACCATTTCTTCTGCCATTGTCCCCAAGATGCTAGCTGGCTTTCTTTTGGATAGTAGGATTATCTCCTTTGGGGGCTGTGTAatccaacttttttctttccatttcctgggctgcACTGAATGCTTTCTTTACACACTCATGGCTTATGATCGTTTCCTGGCCATTTGCAAGCCTTTACATTACGCCACCATCATGACCCATAGTGTCTGTAACTACCTAGCCATTGGCACCTGGCTGGGAGGCACCCTCCACTCACTTTTCCAAACAAGCTTCGTATTCCGGCTGCCTTTCTGTGGTCCAAACCGGGTAGACAATTTCTTCTGTGACATTCCTGCCATGCTGCGTCTAGCCTGTGCTGACACCACCATCAATGAGTTGGTCACCTTTGTGGACATTGGATTCCTGGTCCTCACCTGCTTTGGGCTTATCCTCACTTCCTATGGCTACATAGTGGCAGCCATCCTGCAAATACGATCTGTCAATGGGCGCCGCAATGCCTTCTCTACCTGTGCCTCCCACCTTACTGTTGTCATTGTTTACTATGTGCCTTGCTCCTTCATTTACCTTCGTCCTGGCTCCCAGGAACCCCTGGATGGAATGGTAGCTGTCTTCTACACTGTCATCACTCCCTTGCTTAACCCCATCATCTACACACTCCGCaacaaagaaatgaaggcagCACTGTGGAGGCTGGGAGGTCGCAAGGATGTGCAGCCTCACTGA